Within the Enterobacter bugandensis genome, the region TCTTGATACCTCACGGTTAACCTCAATGGATATCATGGGCAACGCGCCGATCGGTGAAATGCGCTTCTCTCCCACCACTATTCGCATCACCACAAACACCTGTAACCTGGTCAATCGCAACATCTATGTGCCGCTGAAAACGGTCAATACCCAGGACTTTAGCGGCCAATACTCTGACATCCTCACGGACGGCAGCTTTAAGATTGAGATCACCGACTGCGCGGCAGGCACAAAGGTGGATTATCAGTTTACCAGCGCGGGATCAACGGGCGTCACGAACGGCAATATTTTGGGGATCGCCTCCGGAGATTCCGCCGCTGAAGGCGTCGGCATTCAGATCCTTGACCAGAATGATACTGTACTGCAGTTCGATCGGAACTATACGGCGATAACCGGCACGCAGGACAACGTTCCTGTCGAGATCCCACTCAAGGCTCGCTACGTCAGGACGGGGGAGATAAAAGCCGGCAAAGTCGATTCTGTCGCGACGTTCGAGCTCTTTTACCGTTGATTCATCCTGCCCGCTCTGGCGGGCTAAGGATCATTTCACTAACTTCGTTAACCCTCTCTTTTCATCTGGTTAATTCTTAAACCCTTAAATCTTGTAGGGCCGCTTACTGCTTGCTATGCAACCAGCGTTTCGCATATTATTCTGCGGTCATAATAATAATTCTCGTTTACGTTATCATTCACTTTTCCATCAGAGATAAACATGGCGCTTTCCAATACTGCTCAGCCAATTAACACGTCGCTGCGTAAAGTCGCGGT harbors:
- a CDS encoding fimbrial protein; translated protein: MNLRRIVNTFLPPVLLVLAGAFCHSARADCTFNGSADADAVVTFQLPPVIIVAPDTPVGTVLYDASVESKAVTVDCSGDAQIRRGYLYLTDADAREGVMSGVYQTNVPGIGIRAASSTERLPGYTEQDLVRPMQFLGSIHGSSTSTSVFRAAAQLVVTGAIQEGDLDTSRLTSMDIMGNAPIGEMRFSPTTIRITTNTCNLVNRNIYVPLKTVNTQDFSGQYSDILTDGSFKIEITDCAAGTKVDYQFTSAGSTGVTNGNILGIASGDSAAEGVGIQILDQNDTVLQFDRNYTAITGTQDNVPVEIPLKARYVRTGEIKAGKVDSVATFELFYR